CCGCGAACCGGGCAGGCCGGCCGCCGGCGCCCTGGACGCCCTGCTCGCCGACGATCTCGTCGCGAGCCTGCTGGTCCTGCACGGACTGCACCCGCACGACGCCGCCACCCGCATCGCCCGCGCCCTGGAGGGCCTTCCGCAACCCGTGGAGAACACCGGCTTCGACCCGGCCACCGGCGAACTGCGCCTGCGCCCGGTCGCGTCCGGCGGGTGCGGCTGCGGCGGCTCCCGGGACGCCGTCGAGGAGTCGGCCCGCGACGCGCTCGCCTGCCTGGCCCCCGAGGTCACCAAGGTCGTCCTGGAGGACGACACGGCAGGGGAACCGGTCCTGCTCCAGATCGGCGCCGGGCCCCCGGAGGCGACCGGGACCAGCGGCCGCCCACCGGCCCGGACGACCCGGTGACCGCGCCCCGGCCGGGCGCGGTCACCGCGGAACCGCGGGGGACGGGAGGCCGCCACGATGCCGGGCCCCGCGGGCTGCGGCGGTTCACGGCGCCCCGCCCGCCCCGGGAGGAGCGGTGCGAGCTGTGCGCGGTGCCGTTGGCCGGCACCCGGCACCGGCATCTGGTCGACACCGAGCAGCGGGCGCTGGCCTGTGCCTGCGACCCCTGCGCCCAGTTGCTGGACCGCTCCGGCGGAACCACCGGCCGCTTCCGCACGGTCCCCGGACGCTACCTGAGCGACCCCGGGCACCAAGTCGATGCGCAGGCGTGGGAACGCCTGCGCATCCCCGTCTCCGTCGCCTTCTTCTTCCGCAACTCCGCGCTGGACCGGCTGGTCGCCCTCTACCCCAGCCCGGCCGGCGCGACCGAGAGCGAACTGGAGCCGGAGTCCTGGCAGCCGGTGCTCGCCGCCTCCTCCCTGGCCGGCCTCCTCGAACCCGACGTGGAGGCGCTGCTGCTGCGCAAGCACCAGGACCGCGTCGAGTGCTACCTGGTACCGGTCGACATCTGCTACGAGCTGGTGGGCCGCATGCGGCTGCGGTGGCAGGGCTTCGACGGAGGCGCGGAGGCCCGCGCCGACCTGGAGGCCTTCTTCACCCACGTCCGCGAGCGGGCCCGCGACCACCGAGGGGGCCGCGCGTGACCGCGTTCGACTTCTCCTGCACCGGGGTGCGCGCCGACCCGTACGCCGCGGGTCCCACGCTCGTCTTCCGGCTGCGTGTCACCGCGTCCCCCGGCACCCGCGTGCACGCGCTGGCGCTGCGCTGCCAGGTCCGCATCGAGCCGGCCCGCCGCGGCTACGGCGACGGCGAGGCCCGGGCCCTGGGCGACCTCTTCGGCGAGCGGTCCCGCTGGGGCAGCAGCCTCAACCCCGTCCAGTTCGCCCAAGTGCCGGTGATGGTGCAGGGGTTCACCGGCGAGACCGAGACCGACCTGGTGGTGCCCTGCACCTACGACATGGACATCGCCTCCACCCGCTACTTCAACGCCCTGGAGGAGGGCGAGGTGCCCCTGCTGATGCTGTTCTCCGGCACCGCCTTCACCGGGGCCCGCGGCTTCCACGTCGAACCCGTCCCCTGGGACAAGGAGGCCGCGTTCCGGATGCCCGTGAAGACCTGGCGGGAGATGGTCGAACAGCACTTCCCCGGCTCCGGCTGGCTGCGCCTGCCCCGGGACGCCATGGACGCGCTGCTCGACTACCGGTCGCGGCAGGCGCTGCCCTCCTGGGAGGCCACCGTCGACCAGTTGCTGCGGGCGGCGGGGGAGAGGACACCGTGACCACGACCACGTTCACCTCCGCGACCGAGACCCGGCTGGCCGTCGCGCGCCAGGTCGCCGACGCCGTGCTGTTCGAGGGGTACGTGCTCTACCCCTACCGAGCCTCGGCCGCCAAGAACCGGCTGCGCTGGCAGTTCGGCGTCCTCGTACCCCCGTCCTGGACCTCGGCCGCCGAGGAGCACGACTTCCAGCACACCGAGCTGCTGATGGAACCCCGCAAGGGCGCGAGCCTCGCCGTCGAGGTGCGGTTCCTGCACGCCGGGCGGCGCACCGTCCAGCGGGCCCTGCCGGACGGCGGCTTCGAGACCGTACCCGAACTGCGCCTGGACGACCGGGTCCTGGTCCCCTGGGACGAGGGGCACGAGGAACAGGTCCGGCTCACCGTCGCCGTGGAAGCCCTCGCGGGCGCCGGAGTCGACGTCCCCGTCAGCCGGCCGGCCGGAGAGGAGACCGAACCGGTGACGGACGCCACCGGGCGCGTCGTGGGCCGACTGCTGCGCCGCCGCGAGGAGATCAGCGCCCGGCTGCGCCTGTCGGCGGACGACCTGGACGGCCCGTACACCACCCGGCGCCTCCGTGTGGTCCTGGAGAACACCAGCGACTGGACGCCGGACGAGGACACCACCCGCGACACCGCCCTGGCCCGGTCCCTGGTCGCCGCCCACACGCTGCTGAGCCTGGACGCCGGACGGTTCCTGTCGCCGACGGACCCGCCGGAATGGGCCAAGGGCGCCGTCGCCCAGTGCCGCAATCTGCACACCTGGCCCGTACTCGCCGGTGAACCCGGCTCCGCCGACCTGGTGCTGTCCTCGCCGATCATCCTGGAGGACCACCCGGCCATCGCCCCCGAGAGCCCCGGTGCGCTGTACGACGCCACGGAGATCGACGAGATCCTCGCCCTGCGCACCGCGGCCCTCACCGACGAGGAGAAGCGCGAGGCCCGCGGCACCGACGACCGGGCCGCCGCGGTGATCGACCTCGCCGACTCCATGCCCGCCGAGGTGCTGGAACGGCTGCACGGAGCGGTCCGCGGGCTGCGCGAGATCACCACCCCCGGCGCACCCCAGCCACCCGACGGCGTACCGGTGTTCGGCGGGCCCCCGCCCGATCCCGGCTCCGCGGGGCCGGGCGGCGTACGGCCCGACACCCCCTGGTGGGACCCCGGCGCCGACGACTCCGTGGACCCGGCCACCGACCACGTCCTCGTCGACGGCCACCACGTGCGGGCCGGCAGCCGCGTCGTACTGCGGCCCCGGCTGCGGCACTCCGACGCCCAGGACCTGTTCCTCAGCGGGCGGCGCGCCCTGGTGGAGGCCGTCCTCCACGACGTCGACGGGGGCGTGCACATCGCGGTCACCGTCGAGGACGACCCCGGCGCCGACATCCGCCGGGAACAGGGCCGCTACCTCTACTTCCAGCCCGACGAGGTGGACGTCGCGGACACCGAGGAGGCCGTATGACCACCGGCACCGGCACCGGACCCGCCCGTCCCCGCACCCTGGTCGCCGGGGTGGGCAACATCTTCCTCGGCGACGACGGCTTCGGCGTCGAGGCGGCCCGAGTCCTCGCCGGCCAGGACCTCCCCGACGGCGTCGAGGTCACCGACATCGGCATCCGCGGCGTCCACCTCGCCTACCAGCTCCTCGACGGGTACGACACGCTCATCCTGCTCGACGCGACCGCGCGGGGCGGCGAGCCGGGCACGCTGTACGTGATCGACGCCTTGGCCCCCGGCGCCCGCCGGGCAGCCGACGCTCCCGCCCTGGACGGCCACCGGATGTCGCCCGATGCCGTACTGGCCCTGCTGGACACCCTGTGCGCGGGCACCGGCGCGCGGCCGCCACGCCGGACGCTGGTCGTCGGCTGCGAACCGCAGACCGTCGAGGAGGGCATCGGCCTCAGCCCGCGGGTCGCCGCGGCCGTGCCGGAGGCGGCGCGGATGACCGGCGAACTGATCCGCGACGCCGCGGTCGTCTGACCCGCCGCCGCACGAAGCCACCGAGAACCGAGAACGGAGAACCCCATGAACAAGCGTTTCGTCGGCGGTGCCGCCGCCTCCCTCACCGCGACCGCCCTGGCGGTGGCCGTCGCGAGCTTCTGGCCCGACGTCCGGCGGTACCTGCGCATCCGCAGGATGTGACGCCGCCCGGCAGCACCTGCACCGAACGGGCTACGCGTCCGTTCCGCCCCGGCGCGCCGGTCGGTCCGGCACCGGCGAGCCTCCTCTAATGAGCGGCGCAACCAATGAGCGGCGCCGGTCATCCCCCGCCCAGGACGGAGTGGCGATGCACGAGATGTCCGTCGCGATGTCCGTCGTGGACCAGGTCGAACAGGCCGCGCACGCCCGCGGCGCCCACGGGGTGCGACAGGTGAGCGTCGACATCGGCGAACTGGCCGGAGTGGTCCCCGACGCGCTCGGCTTCTGCTTCGAACTCGCCTGTGCCGGAACGGTCCTGGAGGGCTGCGAACTCCGCACCCGGACGGTCCCCGGCCGGGCGGGCTGCACCCCCTGCGCACGGACCTGGGACACGGGGATGCCCCCGGACCTGGTGTGCGCCCACTGCCACGGGGCCGCCACCGAGCTGCTGTCGGGCCGCGAACTGACCATCACCGAAGTGGGCTGGGCGGACGGGACGCCCGTCACCACCACCCCCGCAACGCACCCCGAGGAGAACTGACGATGTGCCGCACAGTCGACCTCCGGCAGGCCGTGCTCGCCAAGAACACGATGGCGGCGGGCATCCTGCGCACCGAACTCACCGCCCGGGGCACGACGGTGGTCAACCTCCTGTCCAGCCCGGGCAGCGGGAAGACGGCCCTGCTGGAGCGTGAGCTGCGGCTGGCCCGGGAACGCGGCATCGCCGTCGCGGCCCTCACCGCGGACCTCGCCACCGAGAACGACGCCAACCGCCTGGCCCGGGCCGGCGTACCGGTCAAGCAGGTGCTCACCGACGGGCTGTGCCACCTGGAGGCGGACATGCTCGCCGGGCACCTGCACGACTGGCTGCCCGAGGACACCCGCCTGCTCTTCGTGGAGAACGTGGGCAACCTCGTCTGCCCCGCCTCCTACGACCTGGGTGAGTCCCTGCGGGTCGTCCTCGCCTCCGTCACCGAGGGCGAGGACAAGCCGCTCAAGTACCCCACCGCGTTCGGCCTCGCCCAGCTCGTGATCGTCACCAAGTCCGACCTGGCCGGACCGGCCGAGTTCGACGAGGCCGCCTTCCGCGCCCACGTGCAGCAGGTCAACCCGGGTGTCGACGTCGTACTCAGCTCCGTACGCACCGGCGAGGGCGCCGGTGTGCTCGTCGACCGGGCACTCGCCGCCGCCGGCGGAGACGCCGTCCACGCCCCGGTGATGGACCGGGCACGGGTGTGAACGCCACCCCCGGCACCGGCGCACCACCGAAGGGGGACCCGCCGGCACGGCGGACCCGTGTCGTCGTACGCGGCGTGGTGCAGGGGGTGGGCTTCCGCCCGTTCGTGTACGGGCTCGCCACGGACCTGCGGCTGGCCGGGCACGTGACCAACACCGGTGACGGCGTCCTGGTGGAGGTCGAGGGGCCGACGGGGGACGTCGACCTCTTCTGCGCCCGGCTCGCACCCGGCGCACCGCCCCTCGCGGTGGTCGACTCGGTGGAGACGACCGAGGTCCCCGCCACCGAGGAACGCGGATTCAGCATCGTCCCCTCCGGCACCGGCGACCGGGTCCGCACCCTGGTGGCACCCGACACCGCGACCTGCCGCGACTGCCTGGCCGAACTCGCCGACCCCGCCGACCGGCGCCACCGTCACCCCTTCATCACCTGCACGCACTGCGGGCCGCGCTTCACCATCGTCACCGGCCTGCCCTACGACCGTGCGCAGACGACGATGGCGGGTTTCCCCCTGTGCGCCGACTGCGACCGCGAGTACCGGGATCCCGCCGACCGCCGCTTCCACGCGCAGCCCGTGGCCTGTCCCGCGTGCGGACCACGGCTGCGGCTCGTCACGGCGGACGGCCGGGACGCCGTCGCCCCGGACGGCTCGGCGTCCGGGGCCGACCCCGTCGCCACGGCGCGTGCGCTGCTCGCCGCGGGGGCCGTCCTCGCGGTGAAGGGCATCGGCGGCTACCACCTCGCCTGCGACGCCACCCGCCCGGACGTGGTCGCCGAGCTGCGCCGCCGCAAGGCCCGGGGCGCCAAGCCGTTCGCGGTGATGGCCCGGGACGCCGCGGACATCGAACACCTCGTGCACCTCGGCCCGGTGGAAAGGGAGTTGCTCACCGGCGCGGTCCGCCCGGTGGTCCTGATGCGGCGGCGCACGGACGCGGGCGCCGCGCCGGGCGCCCCGATGCCCGCCGACGGCGTAGCGCCGGGCAGCCCCGACCTCGGCGTCATGCTGCCGTACACGCCCGTGCACCATCTGCTGCTCGGGACGACCGGCCCGGACGGCCCGGGCGACGCGCCCCGGCTGCTGGTGATGACGAGCGGCAACCTCTCCGGGGAACCCGTCGTCACCGACGACGACGAGGCCCTGGAGCGGCTGGCCGGGCTGGCCGACGCCTGGCTCACCCACGACCGCGCGATCCACGTGCCGTGCGACGACTCCGTCGTCCGCGTCTGCGACGGCGAGCCGCTGGTCCTGCGCCGCTCCCGCGGCTACGCCCCGTTGCCGGTGACGCTGCCCGTCCCGGTGGCCCCGGCACTCGCCGTGGGCGGCGACCTCAAGAACGTCTTCTGCCTCGGCCAGGGCGACCGGGCCTGGCTCTCCGCGCACATCGGCGACATGGACGACCTGTCGACCCAGCGGGCGCTCGGGCGCGCGGCACGGCAACTGGAGTCGGTCACCGGCGTCCGCCCGGAGGTGCTGGTCACCGACACGCATCCGGCGTACCGGTCGGCGTCCTGGGCGCGACGGCACGCCGGGGGCCGCCCGGTGCTCCGGGTCCAGCACCACCACGCGCACATCGCCTCGGTCCTCGCCGAGCACGGTGTGCCCGAGGGGGAGCGGGTGATCGGCGTCGCCTTCGACGGCACCGGGCACGGGGACGACGGCGCCGTGTGGGGCGGCGAGTTCCTGCTCGCGGGGTACGACGGCTTCCGCCGCTTCGCGCACCTCGCCCACGTGCCGCTGCCCGGGGGCGACGCGGCGGTACGACGTCCCTACCGCATGGCGCTGGCGCACCTGCACGCGGCGGGCCTCGCCGCCGCCCCCGACCTGCCGTGCACCGCGGCCTGCCCGCCCGCCGAACTCACTCTGCTGCACCAGCAGTTGAAGACCGGGCTGAACTGCGTACCGACCTCCAGCATGGGCCGGCTCTTCGACGCCGTCTCGTCACTGGCCGGCGTCTGCCACCACGCCGGCTACGAGGCGCAGGCCGCGATCGAGCTGGAGGCGGCGGCCGTCCTCGCCGGGGACGAGGCCGGCGAGGATCCGCGTCACACCTTCCACCTGACGGCCGGCCGCGAGCGGGACGACGGCACCCCGCTGAGCGCCGACCCCGCGCCCCTGCTGGCCGCCGTGGTGGAGGACGTACGGCGAGGCACCCCCGCGGCCGTCGTCGCGGCCCGGTTCCACCACGCCGTCGCCCGCCTGGTGCGGACGGTGTGCGCGGCGGCCCGCGAGGAGACCGGCCTGCGGACGGTGGCCCTGACCGGCGGAGTGTTCGCCAACACGGTGCTCTCCTCCGCCTGCGCCCGCGGCCTGCGCACCGACGGCTTCACCGTGCTGCGCCATCGGGCGATCCCGCCGGGGGACGGCGGACTGGCCCTCGGCCAGCTCGTCGTGGCCGCCCGCGCGGCAGCTCTCAACCAGTGAGGAGACAGACATGTGCCTGGCGGTACCCGGCAGAGTGCTGGGCGTCGAGGACAGGGACGGCACCCGGATGGCCAGCGTCGACTTCGGCGGTGTGGTCAAGGAGGTGTGCCTGGAGTACCTGCCCGACCTGAAGGTCGGCGAGTACACCATCGTCCATGTCGGCTTCGCCCTCCAACGGCTCGACGAGGAGTCGGCCCGCAGGACTCTGGAGCTGTTCGAGAACCTCGGGATGCTCCAGGAGGAGTTCGGTGACCCGTGGGAACAGGCCGAGCAGGCCGCGCGGGCCGGGCAGTCCGGCCCGGCGGACGGCGAGGGCCTCGCCGAGGAGGTGCGGCGGTGAAGTACATCGACGAGTTCCAGGACCCGGAGCTGGCGGCCCGCCTCCTCGACGACATCAGGGCCACGGTGACCAGGCCGTGGGCGCTGATGGAGGTGTGCGGCGGCCAGACGCACACCATCATCCGGCACGGCATCGACCAACTGCTGCCCGACGAGATCGAGTTGATCCACGGACCGGGCTGTCCGGTGTGTGTGACCCCGCTGGAGGTCATCGACAAGGCCCTGGAGATCGCCTCCCGGCCGGGGGTGATCTTCTGCTCCTTCGGCGACATGCTCCGCGTGCCGGGCACCGGCCGTGACCTGTTCCAGGTCCGGAGCGCGGGCGGCGACGTCCGGGTCGTCTACTCCCCGCTCGACGCGCTGCGGATCGCCGAGGAGAACCCCGACCGCGAGGTCGTGTTCTTCGGCATCGGCTTCGAGACGACCGCACCGCCCAACGCCATGACGGTCCACCAGGCGCGCAGGCGCGGCATCCGCAACTTCAGCCTGCTCGTCTCCCACGTGCGCGTCCCGCCCGCGATCGAGGCGGTCATGCGGTCGCCCGACTGCCGGGTGCAGGGCTTCCTGGCCGCCGGACACGTGTGCAGCGTGATGGGCACCGAGGAGTACCCGGCGCTCGCCGAACGGTTCAAGGTGCCCATCGTGGTGACCGGATTCGAACCGCTCGACATCCTGGAGGGCGTACGCCGCACGGTGCGTCAGCTGGAACGGGGCGAGCACACCGTCGAGAACGCCTACCCGCGCGCGGTGCGGCCCGAGGGCAACCCGGCCGCCCTGGCGATGCTGGACGACGTCTTCGAGGTCACCGACCGCGCCTGGCGAGGCATCGGGACCATCCCGGACAGCGGCTGGCGGCTCTCCGCCCGCTACCGGGACCACGACGCCGAACACCGCTTCCAGGTCGGCGACATCGCCACCCGCGAGCCCGCCGAGTGCCGCAGCGGAGAGGTCCTCCAGGGGCTGATCAAACCCCACGAGTGCGAGGTCTTCGGCACCACCTGCACCCCGCGCACGCCACTGGGGGCCACCATGGTCTCCAGCGAGGGCGCCTGCGCGGCGTACTACCTGTACCGGCGGCTGGAACTGCCGGCCCGTCCGGCCGCCACGAGCCTGGAGGACAGCGCCGTTGTCTGACACCACCGCAGCACCGGACATGCTCTCCTGGACCTGCCCGGCGCCCCTGCGGGACGGGCCGCGCGTGGTGATGGGCCACGGCGGGGGCGGCGCCCTCTCCGCCGAGCTGATCGAGCAGGTCGTCGTCCCGGCGCTCGCCGGTCCCGCGCCGGTGCCGCTGACCGACTCCGCCGTGGTCGAGCTGGGCGGGGCGCGGCTCGCCTTCTCCACCGACACGTTCGTGGTCCGGCCGCTGTTCTTCCCCGGCGGCAGCATCGGCGACCTCGCCGTCAACGGCACGGTCAACGACCTCGCCATGAGCGGTGCCCGTGCCGCCTACCTCTCCTGCGGGCTGATCCTGGAGGAGGGCGTCCCGATCGACACGGTCGCCCAGGTGTCCGAGGCGCTCGGGGCCGCCGCCCGCGCGGCCGGGGTCCGGGTCGTCACGGGCGACACCAAGGTCGTGGAGGCCGGGCACGGCGACGGCGTCTACGTCAACACCTCCGGCATCGGCCTGGTCCCCGACGGCGTCGACCTGCACCCGCGCCGGGTCGTGCCGGGCGACGTCGTGCTGGTCAGTGGCGCCATCGGCGTGCACGGCGTGGCCATCCTGAGCGAGCGGGAGAACCTGCGGTTCGAGACGGACGTGGAGAGCGACTGCGCCGCGCTGGGCGGGCTGGTCGAGGCGATGCTGGCGGTCTGCCCCGACCTGCACGCGCTGCGTGACCCGACCCGCGGCGGCCTGGCCGCCTCGCTCAACGAGATCGCCGCGGCCTCCGGGTGCGGGATCGCCGTACAGGAGCGCGCGGTGCCGGTGCCGGGGCCCGTCGCCGGGGCGTGCGCCATGCTGGGCCTCGACCCGATGTACGTGGCCAACGAGGGCAAGCTCGTCGCCTTCGTCCCGCGCGACCACGCCGACGCGGTCCTCGCCGCGATGCGGGCCCACCCGCTGGGCTTCGAGGCGGCGGTGGTCGGCGAGGTGGTCGCGGACCACCCCGGCATGGTCGTCGCCCGGACCGGGCTCGGCGGCACACGGGTGGTGGACATGCCGCTCGGGGAGCAACTGCCGCGGATCTGCTGACCGGTCCGGCGACGGGGCGGGCCGGGGTGCCGGGTCAGCCGGACCGGCCGCGCCGTCCGGGGCGGGTGTCCAGGGTCCAGGTGTGGGTGCAGCCCGGGCACTGGAGGTGGACGCGCGGGCCGTCGTTCGCTATGAGGTAGCGCCAGTGCGCCGGGCAGTTCCGCCGCGCGGCGCACGTCCCGCAGTCGCGGGCGTCGTCGCAGCCGGGGCAGGGGACCCAGGCGCGGCGGGCCCGGTCGGCCTGCGGATCAATGGGGAGACGCATCGCCCCGGTCCGCCTCCGGCAGCACACCGGCCGCCACGAGCATCGCGTACGTCCGCTCCTGCTCCGCGTCCAGCCCGGAGTAGAGCAGGGCGTGCGCCTCCTGCTCCGAACGCAGCGCGGCGACCGGGTCCCAGTCGGGGCCGAGCGCCGCCACCACCTCGGCACGCCTGCGGGCCTCCTCGAGGGAGAGGTCGAGCACGAAGTCAGTCATGGAACGCGGCTTTCGCGGGGGAACGTACGGGTCCAGCCACTCCTACCAGAGCGTGAGGCCGTGGGGAAAGGCGATGTGACCGACGCCATCCACGGCGGGGCCCCGCGGCGCAGGGGGCGCTCCCCGCCGGCCGGGGCCCCGCCGCCGTGCCGCGGGGAGCAGGGTCAGCCCTGGGCGGCCGTGGCCCGCAGGGCGACGCGGTCCTCGCCCGCGTACACGTTCATGGAGCTGC
The Streptomyces sp. NBC_01723 genome window above contains:
- a CDS encoding DUF5947 family protein, whose product is MRRFTAPRPPREERCELCAVPLAGTRHRHLVDTEQRALACACDPCAQLLDRSGGTTGRFRTVPGRYLSDPGHQVDAQAWERLRIPVSVAFFFRNSALDRLVALYPSPAGATESELEPESWQPVLAASSLAGLLEPDVEALLLRKHQDRVECYLVPVDICYELVGRMRLRWQGFDGGAEARADLEAFFTHVRERARDHRGGRA
- a CDS encoding DUF6084 family protein, which codes for MTAFDFSCTGVRADPYAAGPTLVFRLRVTASPGTRVHALALRCQVRIEPARRGYGDGEARALGDLFGERSRWGSSLNPVQFAQVPVMVQGFTGETETDLVVPCTYDMDIASTRYFNALEEGEVPLLMLFSGTAFTGARGFHVEPVPWDKEAAFRMPVKTWREMVEQHFPGSGWLRLPRDAMDALLDYRSRQALPSWEATVDQLLRAAGERTP
- a CDS encoding hydrogenase maturation protease, which gives rise to MTTGTGTGPARPRTLVAGVGNIFLGDDGFGVEAARVLAGQDLPDGVEVTDIGIRGVHLAYQLLDGYDTLILLDATARGGEPGTLYVIDALAPGARRAADAPALDGHRMSPDAVLALLDTLCAGTGARPPRRTLVVGCEPQTVEEGIGLSPRVAAAVPEAARMTGELIRDAAVV
- a CDS encoding DUF6893 family small protein, encoding MNKRFVGGAAASLTATALAVAVASFWPDVRRYLRIRRM
- a CDS encoding hydrogenase maturation nickel metallochaperone HypA/HybF; its protein translation is MHEMSVAMSVVDQVEQAAHARGAHGVRQVSVDIGELAGVVPDALGFCFELACAGTVLEGCELRTRTVPGRAGCTPCARTWDTGMPPDLVCAHCHGAATELLSGRELTITEVGWADGTPVTTTPATHPEEN
- the hypB gene encoding hydrogenase nickel incorporation protein HypB, whose product is MCRTVDLRQAVLAKNTMAAGILRTELTARGTTVVNLLSSPGSGKTALLERELRLARERGIAVAALTADLATENDANRLARAGVPVKQVLTDGLCHLEADMLAGHLHDWLPEDTRLLFVENVGNLVCPASYDLGESLRVVLASVTEGEDKPLKYPTAFGLAQLVIVTKSDLAGPAEFDEAAFRAHVQQVNPGVDVVLSSVRTGEGAGVLVDRALAAAGGDAVHAPVMDRARV
- the hypF gene encoding carbamoyltransferase HypF, coding for MNATPGTGAPPKGDPPARRTRVVVRGVVQGVGFRPFVYGLATDLRLAGHVTNTGDGVLVEVEGPTGDVDLFCARLAPGAPPLAVVDSVETTEVPATEERGFSIVPSGTGDRVRTLVAPDTATCRDCLAELADPADRRHRHPFITCTHCGPRFTIVTGLPYDRAQTTMAGFPLCADCDREYRDPADRRFHAQPVACPACGPRLRLVTADGRDAVAPDGSASGADPVATARALLAAGAVLAVKGIGGYHLACDATRPDVVAELRRRKARGAKPFAVMARDAADIEHLVHLGPVERELLTGAVRPVVLMRRRTDAGAAPGAPMPADGVAPGSPDLGVMLPYTPVHHLLLGTTGPDGPGDAPRLLVMTSGNLSGEPVVTDDDEALERLAGLADAWLTHDRAIHVPCDDSVVRVCDGEPLVLRRSRGYAPLPVTLPVPVAPALAVGGDLKNVFCLGQGDRAWLSAHIGDMDDLSTQRALGRAARQLESVTGVRPEVLVTDTHPAYRSASWARRHAGGRPVLRVQHHHAHIASVLAEHGVPEGERVIGVAFDGTGHGDDGAVWGGEFLLAGYDGFRRFAHLAHVPLPGGDAAVRRPYRMALAHLHAAGLAAAPDLPCTAACPPAELTLLHQQLKTGLNCVPTSSMGRLFDAVSSLAGVCHHAGYEAQAAIELEAAAVLAGDEAGEDPRHTFHLTAGRERDDGTPLSADPAPLLAAVVEDVRRGTPAAVVAARFHHAVARLVRTVCAAAREETGLRTVALTGGVFANTVLSSACARGLRTDGFTVLRHRAIPPGDGGLALGQLVVAARAAALNQ
- a CDS encoding HypC/HybG/HupF family hydrogenase formation chaperone gives rise to the protein MCLAVPGRVLGVEDRDGTRMASVDFGGVVKEVCLEYLPDLKVGEYTIVHVGFALQRLDEESARRTLELFENLGMLQEEFGDPWEQAEQAARAGQSGPADGEGLAEEVRR
- the hypD gene encoding hydrogenase formation protein HypD encodes the protein MKYIDEFQDPELAARLLDDIRATVTRPWALMEVCGGQTHTIIRHGIDQLLPDEIELIHGPGCPVCVTPLEVIDKALEIASRPGVIFCSFGDMLRVPGTGRDLFQVRSAGGDVRVVYSPLDALRIAEENPDREVVFFGIGFETTAPPNAMTVHQARRRGIRNFSLLVSHVRVPPAIEAVMRSPDCRVQGFLAAGHVCSVMGTEEYPALAERFKVPIVVTGFEPLDILEGVRRTVRQLERGEHTVENAYPRAVRPEGNPAALAMLDDVFEVTDRAWRGIGTIPDSGWRLSARYRDHDAEHRFQVGDIATREPAECRSGEVLQGLIKPHECEVFGTTCTPRTPLGATMVSSEGACAAYYLYRRLELPARPAATSLEDSAVV
- the hypE gene encoding hydrogenase expression/formation protein HypE is translated as MSDTTAAPDMLSWTCPAPLRDGPRVVMGHGGGGALSAELIEQVVVPALAGPAPVPLTDSAVVELGGARLAFSTDTFVVRPLFFPGGSIGDLAVNGTVNDLAMSGARAAYLSCGLILEEGVPIDTVAQVSEALGAAARAAGVRVVTGDTKVVEAGHGDGVYVNTSGIGLVPDGVDLHPRRVVPGDVVLVSGAIGVHGVAILSERENLRFETDVESDCAALGGLVEAMLAVCPDLHALRDPTRGGLAASLNEIAAASGCGIAVQERAVPVPGPVAGACAMLGLDPMYVANEGKLVAFVPRDHADAVLAAMRAHPLGFEAAVVGEVVADHPGMVVARTGLGGTRVVDMPLGEQLPRIC
- a CDS encoding DUF6400 family protein, which translates into the protein MTDFVLDLSLEEARRRAEVVAALGPDWDPVAALRSEQEAHALLYSGLDAEQERTYAMLVAAGVLPEADRGDASPH